GTAGCTGGGGCTGATACCTATTTCACTCGCGATGCGCAGCAGAGTGCTGTCCTCTATACGGGTGCGGTATTTCAGTTCGCCGTCTTCACCAAGCGGGCCGCGAATATGGTCTTCATGAATTAAAAACAAGCCGCCAGCGGGTAGTTTGCTGCCGTGGGAAAGTGCTTTTTGTGCGGATTTTTCTGCTTCGAAGGCTGTGGAGCCGATGCCGATACCGGAAGATACGCGGATATTGTTGTCTCGACCCCAATTCAAAAGGCGAGTGAACATATCCAGATGCACTGGGCTTTCGATAACCCCGCGTGTGGAATAAATGACGTACTCGCGTTTACCTATGTCAAACAGACTGCCTTGAATGGCGCGAACGTAGTCGAGCAGTTCGAGAAAGAAGCGACCTTCGTCCTTCATCTGATCGTATTGGTTCATCGCGTGTTCTTCATTGCGATGGAGTCGGACTATCTGGATGGCTATGCCAGCGGAACGCAGGTCGCAAGCCGCTATGTTTGCCCGAAGATGTTCGACAGTTTCACGAACTTGAAGTGTGCTTGGCAGCATACGGAATACGTGATGACCGAGTCCGCTCAGTTCTTGATATACGGAACCAAAACCGGAGATGGCTAAATCAACTTTACCGGATTCCAGAAGGTTGCGATGCCAGTCTTGATATTGCTGCTCGGGGTATTGTGCTTCGAAGGGCATGGAATGCACCTCGCCGAAAGGCATATCAAACTCGCGGACGACTTCATTGAGTATGGGTTGGGTAACAACATCAATGCTGATGCGGTCGAAAGAGAGTCCTCTGCGGTAAATTTCAGAAAATACGCGAAGAAGGCTGTAAGCACCGCGTTCGATATGGGCGAATGGTTTAGTGACAACCCCTTTCGCCTTGGCAGATTCCTGAACTCCGATACCTGAAAAAAGCAGACCATCACACTCACTCTGGCTTTGCTCCAGCACCTCATGGGTATCTTCAGTGCGCTCTCGGATATATGCTTTGGACGCAAGATCAGGGAAGAATCGATTCATTGATTCCTGCATGATCTCTACCGAGTCGGAGGGGCCTATAAGAGCGATGGTTTCTTTCATATATGTCCTAAACTTTCAGAAAGCTCTCTATGGTATCTGTACTATTTTTGTGAAATATTAATCTGTCATGGCAGTTACGGACATGTCAAAAAAGTGTCCTTAATTGAGCTATTTTTGCCATCGAAATTTAATAGTGTCAAGGAGGCTTTTAAAATTAATAGGTTACCTTTTTAGTTCCTTTATATGGAGGGGCTGGACTAAGAAGAGATTCAGAACACAGAATGACGTTTCAATGCTTTTCACCAAAGATGAAGTACGATAAAAATTGCCATCCTCTATGGTCTTAGAACTCGGGGGAGTGTCATCTAGTCAAGCTCTATACAGTATTTGGGGTTAAGTGAGACGCACTTCATCTGCCTTTGGAGCCACTACTGCAACTAACGCTGCGACCTGAACATTGAAGCAGTAGTAGATTTCACGCTACCTGCGCGTGTTTGCGTTATTTATTCAAAGGGAGTGTTATTTTATGCATGCAAGGACGATTCGTATTACAGCCATCTTGCTAATGCTGGCCGGTGCAACGCTACTAACCGGTTGCCAGAAGGCGTATTATTCGGCTTTGGAGTCTGTTGGCGTTCATAAACGTGATTTAATGGTGGAGCGGGTGGAAAAGGCTCGCGATACACAGACTGAAGCCAAGGAACAATTCAATTCTGCGTTGGAGCGATTCCAAGTTGTGCTGGGTAAGGACGGCGGAGAGCTACAGGATAAGTATGAGCAATTAAATGACGAATACGAGGAAAGTAAAGAACTGGCAGAAGAGGTGAAAGATCGGATAGATTCTGTTGAAGACGTATCTCTGGCTCTGTTTGATGAATGGGAGCAGGAAATAACGGAATACTCCAGCAAGAAGCTGGCATCAAAGAGCCGAAGAAAGCTGATTCACACTAGATCTCAGTATAAGACTATGATTACAGCCATGCGGCGTGCTGAGAAATCTATGCACCCTGTACTGACCACCTTGCATGATCAGGTACTGTATTTGAAGCATAACCTAAATGCTCAGGCCATTTCTTCACTGAAGGAAGATCTTGGGGAAATAAAAACCGATGTTGCTTCATTGGTTAAGCGCATGGAAGCCTCTATTGACGAAGCCAATCAGTTTATCAGCACCATAAGATAACGGTGTATTTATATACAGCATTCCGACAGGCCGATTTTTTCGAAAATCCGGCCTGTTTTTTTATACATCTGGGCAGAGAGTATGGTCTTTTGTGAGTGACAGTATGTTAACGGTGAATTTTTTGGTGAACAAAAAAGGGTTCAACTCAATGTGATCTGAGCTCTTTTTTTTAAATCTTTTCCCAATGCGCATACTCGGCAAGTCGTTCTGGAGAAAAGACTTCAAAATTATTCTTAGTTATCTTGCCAATAATATTTTCGTCACGAAGCTGGGATAAAGCTCTGGATACAGTCATCTGGTGGAGACCGAAAAAATTACCAATGTCTTGCTGACTAATGATAATTCCGTTTTTTCTTTCATGTAATTGGAAAAGAATCTCAGCCACTCGTGCAATAGGTTTGCGGTTGAAAAGATTTGCGGTGAAGTGACTGAAGTATGTACGTTTAAAAATTATGTATTGAGAGAGGTTAATAGACAATTCAGGGTATGAACGGACAAAGTCGACATCAGTAAACAAATCTGAGGGGAAAGCATATACTTGAGTGTCTGTCAAAAATTCAAATGAAATACGACCCTTATGTTTGATCATGCATCCAGCTTCATTGAATAGAGCATTGGGACCAACAAAATACAAAATGCGTTTTTCGCCACTGTGTAAGTAGCAACTATAACTAATATACCCTTTAGTTATCAGATATACTGCGTCGTCAGCCTGATCTACGACTTGTCCCTTAGAAAACGAATGGGATTTTGCCAGATGAATAACATCGTTCCAGCATGCATTCATCTCTTCTATAACGAAGTTCATGTTCTTTTGTTTTTCAGAAAAATTGTAACAAGTATCAATCATCAGGCTTCCCTCTTTTTTCCCTGCCCTGTTTACCTATCAAGTTCTTCTAGTCTGCATTCCGACTATGAGGCTCTCCAGCCCTGTTTTCTTAGATATCCCCATGTGTCCACTGCATGGAATTCTCTGTTTTAATAGAGAGGTGAATCGCACCGTAGGTTCTAAAAAATATTTTTCTTCAAAAAAACAACAAATGTTATTTTTCTTCTCATTATCTAGCCTAATATAAGTTCTAACTAAAAATTGAAAGTTAACGCTAAATCATAAAGGAGTTCGAATGATTTTTAAGAAAGTTGATCACGTGGAAATTGTACCCACGAATCCAGACAAAACTCTTGATTTTTATATTTCTATTATTGGGTTTAAAATTAAGAGTCGGAATGAAGTGAAAATGCCGCCTATGAAAGAGGTAATATATCTTGAGTTAGGAGATACGGTCATTGAAATCATATCCGTAGATAACCCAAAACCGAAATCAGAAGCCATTTGGGAAGTAGGTTATAGAGGGCTTGCTCTTGAGGTTGAGAATATGACCGAGGCGGTAGAATATCTGTCGGGTAAAGGCATAACTATGGCTCTAGAGCCAGTAGATTTAGGTGATTCATTTCGTGGCGAGATCAGAGATCCGGATGGTCTGGTGATTGAACTCCGACAATGGAAGTAGTTTGAGTGGTAGAGACTAACTGCTTTTGAGGGAACTTGTTAGGGCAGCCTGTATTCAGCATGAAAAGATAAACTAACTTCAGGCAGCGGTGACATTGAGTAGCAACAGTCCCCAACACGTTTAAGAGTAAGGTGGTATTTGGTGACTGTAATCGGCGAAGCAAGAAGATGCCTGCTGCAGTATGCTTACTTTTTTCGACAATGTTGGCTACTGCCAGTAGTTTCTTGAAAATATTTAACGAAGGTTTGAGGTTATGAATTTAGATTCAATTAAAGAAGCACTGAAGGTGCATGTGTACCATATTCCGTCAGATAAAAATGTCCCTATGCATAAGCACGATGACCTTGATGAGATATTTTATTGTATAAAAGGGTCTGGTTTTGGAGTGTTGGAGGATAGCGAACTGATGATGAATGTAGGAGATACGTTTGTTGTGCCAGCGGGAGTAATGCATTCACTTAGAAGTGATGAAGAGCTTTTTGTTACAGCACTGCTGGTTCCGGTCGTGGACGGCAACGAATAAATTTTACTGTTGTGATGTGTTGGGCGCTTCTGTCTGAAGTACGTAGTGTCCGGTGAAGTCGTGCGGGGTTTGTATTCTAGCAAGATGAGCATGGTCATCCAGCTCGTTATTATTTGTTGGTTGTGAGCAGACTGCTACCAGCCGTACGAAAAAAGGGTTCAGATCTATGCGATCTAAACCCTTTGACTTCTCTGTGTGATGACGAGATTTGAAGTTCTGTTTTTTGAAATGATCAAGCACGGCTTCAATCTAACTGTCTAAATCTTATTAACTTTACATGTACTCAATGGCGTTAGCTGGACATGTAATATAGCAATCTCCGCAGACATCACATTTATCGAAATTGATCTTATATGTATCTTCGTGCTTAGTGATTGCTTTAAATGAACATTTTTTAAAGCATTTACCACACGAGATACAATTCTCTGTAATGCGCATTCCTTTAGCTGGGTTTTTATGCCCGCCGAATGAAAAAGCGGTGCGCAATAGTTTGTGAGGTCGCTTTTCCATTTCAAAGTCAAAATCAAAGACTTCGCCCCATGCTTTATGAAGGCAGAATGTTGTCATTGCTGGATACTGTTCGATATCTTTCACGCCAAGGGAAAACATAGTATTGTTTTCAGCTTTTCTTTTGAGCGTGTCAAAATCCACTTCCTCTACGTCTCCTGTTACTCGGATGGTATATCCGGGAGGAAAGTAAGGCATTCCCTGCTCGTTATGACTCACTGTTGTCGTTGGAGACATTCCACAGATTGATACTGTTTTTGATTCGCTTAATTGTCTGAAAAATGGCTTTGTCACCATCGTTCTAAAATATAGCCCTTCACTATCATGCGCAAAAAGATGTGCGATCCGAGTGTGAGGAACCCCTTTTTCGACAGTTGCGAACGTTAAACATCCTATTTGATCAAACTTATTGTATATTTCAGAAATATTCATTGTGCTTTCTTCTTGTAATTTTAGGTCATATTTATATTGCTGCGGCATGTTCTGAGCCACAGCATTGCCAGCAAAATTTGCACGAGTCTTATTACCTGAGATAGAACTAGAATTTTCCGTTGTTGTTCTTCCGGTCATGGGGTGCAGCTATTGTTTCAATCACATCCCAGTGTTCTGCTATTTTGCCATTTTCCACTCGGAACAGGTCATAGAAAGCTGTAGGCTTGCCAGCAAAAGAAC
This sequence is a window from Halodesulfovibrio sp. MK-HDV. Protein-coding genes within it:
- a CDS encoding VOC family protein; translated protein: MIFKKVDHVEIVPTNPDKTLDFYISIIGFKIKSRNEVKMPPMKEVIYLELGDTVIEIISVDNPKPKSEAIWEVGYRGLALEVENMTEAVEYLSGKGITMALEPVDLGDSFRGEIRDPDGLVIELRQWK
- a CDS encoding cupin domain-containing protein, which encodes MNLDSIKEALKVHVYHIPSDKNVPMHKHDDLDEIFYCIKGSGFGVLEDSELMMNVGDTFVVPAGVMHSLRSDEELFVTALLVPVVDGNE
- a CDS encoding Crp/Fnr family transcriptional regulator encodes the protein MIDTCYNFSEKQKNMNFVIEEMNACWNDVIHLAKSHSFSKGQVVDQADDAVYLITKGYISYSCYLHSGEKRILYFVGPNALFNEAGCMIKHKGRISFEFLTDTQVYAFPSDLFTDVDFVRSYPELSINLSQYIIFKRTYFSHFTANLFNRKPIARVAEILFQLHERKNGIIISQQDIGNFFGLHQMTVSRALSQLRDENIIGKITKNNFEVFSPERLAEYAHWEKI
- a CDS encoding DUF2959 domain-containing protein, coding for MHARTIRITAILLMLAGATLLTGCQKAYYSALESVGVHKRDLMVERVEKARDTQTEAKEQFNSALERFQVVLGKDGGELQDKYEQLNDEYEESKELAEEVKDRIDSVEDVSLALFDEWEQEITEYSSKKLASKSRRKLIHTRSQYKTMITAMRRAEKSMHPVLTTLHDQVLYLKHNLNAQAISSLKEDLGEIKTDVASLVKRMEASIDEANQFISTIR
- a CDS encoding 4Fe-4S binding protein — translated: MTGRTTTENSSSISGNKTRANFAGNAVAQNMPQQYKYDLKLQEESTMNISEIYNKFDQIGCLTFATVEKGVPHTRIAHLFAHDSEGLYFRTMVTKPFFRQLSESKTVSICGMSPTTTVSHNEQGMPYFPPGYTIRVTGDVEEVDFDTLKRKAENNTMFSLGVKDIEQYPAMTTFCLHKAWGEVFDFDFEMEKRPHKLLRTAFSFGGHKNPAKGMRITENCISCGKCFKKCSFKAITKHEDTYKINFDKCDVCGDCYITCPANAIEYM